Genomic window (Leptospira andrefontaineae):
CTATCAGCAGATCGAATTCGGATCTATCCCAAATTTCGGAATGAATTACTTGAATAGGCCAACTAATATACAAGAAAGGAACTTATCTAAAGAATAAAGATAAAGAAGACATAATACGGAAGAATAACCCTTCTTCCCTTAGAAATATCCCGTTTGACGAATTAGCTTCCGAAAAAAATCTGTAATACATTAGAAATCGACATCAGGATCCAGCCCGCCTATGAAGCCCGTTAGAGAGCCGCAAATCAATATATTCAAAAAATCAAACCCGCTAAAAGCTAAGGTTATCAGCAATGTACTTCTTACTCCAGAAACTGGAAAAGGTAAAAGACCTAAAAAAGAAGGCGAGTCCTTAATTCATAGAATCACTATAGCTATCGATCATAGCCAGTATCCTTATCTGATAGGGCAATCCGGTGGTATCATCCCTCCTGGAGAAGATCCTGAGAAAAAAGCAAAAGGTTTAGCAGACGCTGCTTATACAGTTCGTTTATATTCAATTGCTTCTCCTAGCTACTCTTTCGGAATGAAAGAAGATACAATCGAATTCATTATCAAAAGAGATAATGTTTATGATGCAGATGGAAACATCCAATTCAAAGGAGTTTGCTCTAACTACGTTTGTGATCTGAAAGAAGGTGACGAAGTAGTGATGACCGGACCTTCCGGAAAAAAATTCCTTCTTCCAAACGCCGATTTCTCCGGAGACATCATGTTCCTCGCAACCGGAACCGGTATCGCTCCATTTGTTGGAATGAGCGAAGAACTTCTTGAACATAAACTTATCAACTTCACAGGTAATGTAACTCTTGTATACGGAGCTCCTT
Coding sequences:
- a CDS encoding ferredoxin-NADP reductase; this encodes MKPVREPQINIFKKSNPLKAKVISNVLLTPETGKGKRPKKEGESLIHRITIAIDHSQYPYLIGQSGGIIPPGEDPEKKAKGLADAAYTVRLYSIASPSYSFGMKEDTIEFIIKRDNVYDADGNIQFKGVCSNYVCDLKEGDEVVMTGPSGKKFLLPNADFSGDIMFLATGTGIAPFVGMSEELLEHKLINFTGNVTLVYGAPYSDELVMMDYLRGLEKKFPNFKLVTAISREENNPFDNGRMYISHRVRMLEAEVKKVLSSGGRFYICGGPKGMEKGVIEEIQKIDGNSGTYEEYKHHLEGAHQLFVETY